ACGACCCCTTCCTCGGCCTGGCCCATCCCGTCCTGCACCGGGTCACCGCGGCGCTCCGCGAGCTGAGCGCCACCGGCGGGGTGAGCATCCTGGCCGCCGGGCAGCATGTCCGCCGGCTCCTCCGGCTCGCTGACCGCGCCTACCTTCTCGAGGAGGGTCGCGTCGCCGTCACGGGCCCGGCGGCCGACCTCCTCCAGGATCCGCATGTCCGCCGGACGCTGCTCGAGCTGGCGCCTCCGGAGTCCCCGTGAGACGCGGCCGGGTCGCGGCCGCCGCGGTGGGGACGCTGGCGCTCGCCACCGCCGTGGCGGCGGCGTTCTTCCTTCCGCTCCCGCCCTCTCCGCCGGGACCGGAGCCCGGCCGCACGCTCTTCCGGGCCCACTGCGCGACCTGTCACGGCGCCGATGGCCGTGGCCGGTCCTGGCGGGCGCGCCTGCTCCTGCTGGACCCGGGGAACCTGGCCGCGCCTCCGGCGGCGACGCTCTCCGACCCGTACCTGCTGGACCTCATCCGTCACGGCGGGGCGAGCTTCGGGAAGCCGGGCATGCCGTCGTTCGGCTTCGTCCTGAGCGAGGCCGAGATCGAGGCCCTCGTCGCCTATCTGCGAGCCCTGCCCCGCTGACCCACGGCCGGGCGGTATAGCCTGGTCCACCTGAGGGCCCACCTCGAGACGCGGGCGCTCCTCGATCCCCAGCAACTCCACCGCTACAACGTGCTGCGGGGCTACGTGGGCCCCGAGGATGGGCCCACCGGGTCGCCCCACGGGGCGCGGCACTGAGCGAACCCGCCGCGCACCGGGAACGACGGCGGCCTCGCGTCGCTTGCGTTTCGGGGTATCATGATCCCGAATTCCCGAGCCGACCCTGCCGCCTGAGGGGGATCGCATGCGCGTCGTCAACCTCGCCGAGGCGTTCCGTCGGTTCACCGACCCCTGGTCGCCGAAGATCGTCGGCGAAGTCAACGACCTGCACGTGAAGGTGGTCAAGCTCACGGGCGAGTTCGTCTGGCACCACCACGAGCAGGAGGACGAGCTGTTCCTGGTGGTGAACGGCCGGCTGCGGATGCGCCTGCGCGGCGGCGACCGGGAGGTGGGCCCCGGTGAGTTCATCATCGTGCCCCGCGGCACCGAGCACTGCCCGGTCGCGCTGACCGACGAAGTGCAGGTCGTGCTGCTCGAGCCGAGGGGGACGCTCAACACCGGGAACGTGACCAGCGAGCGGACGGTGGCCACTCCGGAGTGGCTGTAGCCAGGAGGAGCCCGATGGCGAAGGCGATGCCGACCATCACCAAGAAGGACATCTCGAGCCTCCGGAGCACGCTGGAGTACCTCCGCGAGGCCGGCGAGCTGCTCGCCTCCGACGTCGAGATCGACCCCCACCTCGAGCTGGCCGCGATCCAGAAGCGGCTCGACGGCGGCCCCCCCCTCCTCTTCGAGCAGGTCAAGGGCTACCCGAACGCTCGCCTCGCCAACAACATCTACGCCTCGGCCGACCGGATCGCCCGGCTGTTCGGCGTGGACGATCCCCGGAAGTTCAAGTTCAAGGCGGTGGAGGCGATCCGTCAGCCCCTGCCGCCCATCGAGGTGAAGGACGCCCCCTGCCAGGAGGTGGTCGTCACCGAGAACATCGACGTGTGGGACCGGATCCCCATGATCTCCCACTCCAGCTCCGACCCGGCGCGGACCCTGGGGGCCGGCAACACGGTGGTCCGCGGCCCGTTCTTCTGGGGCGGCTCCCACATCGGCTATAACCGGATGAACTTCCGGGGCCCCGACTACTCGAGCTTCCAGATCTCGCCCGGCTCCCACATGGACATGGTGGCGACCCACTGGTACCACAAGGAGCCGATCCCGATGACGATAAACATCGGGGTCCCGCCCGCCTGCACCATGATGGCCGGCTCCGGCTTCACGTACATGATCCTGCCGAAGGGCGCGGACGAGCTGGGGGTGGCCGGCGCCCTCCAGGGCTTCCCGGTGGAGCTGGTCAAGGCGCGCACCGTCGACGCCTGGGCGATCGCCAACGCCGAGTACGTGATCGAGGGCTACCTCGACACGACCCAGAAGGTCTGGGAGAGCCCGCTCGCCGAGAAGGACGGGAAGCAGGGCGTCTACCCGTTCCACCCGGAGTGGGCCGGCTACATGGGCAAGTCCTACCGCACGTACAAGTTCCAGGCGACCGCCATCACGCACCGCCAGGACAAGCCGATCTACTACGGCCTCATCGTCCACGGCATGGACGACCACTACATCGACGTCTCGATGCGCGAAGCGGCGTTCTTCGAGGTGGCGGACCGGATCTCCCCGGGCTTCTGCGTCGACACCCACATCCCGATGGGGCTGACCGACTGGGGCGGCGTGATCTTCCAGGTCCGGAAGCGCCGCCAGCGGGACGAGGGCATCCAGCGCAACATCCTGACCGCCGCGATGTCGATCTCGCTCGGCCTGCGGCTGGCGATCGCGGTCGACGAGGACATCGACATCTACACGCCCGAGGACATCCTGTGGGCCCTCGCGACCCGGGTGACGCCGGAGAGCATCCAGACGGTCTGTGCCGGCGGCTTCGGTCAGACGTTCCAGCCCGCGGAGCGCAGCTCGGCGGGCGGCCGCGACTGGACACAGAGCAACATCCGCTTCTCGGGCGGGCTGGCGATCGACGCCACCGTGCCCTTCGCCTACAAGGAGGCCTTCGAGCGGGCCCGCTACGACGTGGAGCTGGTGGACCTCGCCAAGTGGTTCACGCCCGAGCAGATCGTGCGGGCGAAGGGGTCGCAGCTGGGCTACGCGAAGTGGATGGCTGAACGCGGCATCTAGAGCCCCCCTGACGGTTTCGGCCCGCGTCCCTCGAGACTGCCTCCCCCCCAAGGAGCGTCATCGCCCGAATGGGTCGATCCGACGGCGTCCTGATCGCGGGCGCCGGGCCGGTCGGCCTCGTCACGGCCCTTTGCCTCGCGCGCCGCGACGTCCCCGTCACCGTGCTCGAGGCCGAGCCCTGGCTCACCGAGGACCTGCGGGCCGGTTCGTTCCACCCGCCCACTCTGGAGATGCTCGACGACGTCGGCCTCACGAGCCGTCTGCATGCGATGGGCCTCGTCGTTCGGGCCTGGCAGTTTCGCGACCGCCGGGCAGGACTCGTCGCCGAGTTCGACCAACCTCGCCGAGAAGCTTGCGCGGGTCTGGCGGGGGGAGACGGGCGAGGCGGAGCTCGACCGCTACGACCGCCAGCGACGGCAGATCAACACGGAGTACGTCCAGACGATGACGATCCAGAACAAGCGGACGATCGAGGAGCGCGACCCAGAAGTCCGGCGCCGGCGGCACGACGAGATGCGGCGCACCGCCGAGGACCCGGGGCGGGCGCGCGCCTACCTCCTCCAGACCTGGATGATCGAGAGCGTCCGCAAGGCCGCGCGCATCCCGTGAAGGAGGAGGCCCCGTTCCCTTCCTTGACGCGGAGGCCATGGTCGACTACGCTGAGGCGCGCCGATGTACACGTCTCACTTCGGGTTGGCCGAGGCCCCCTTCTCCATCACGCCCGACCCGCGCTACCTCTACATGAGCGAGCGCCATCGCGAAGCCCTCGCGCACCTCCTCTACGGTGTCGGCGAAGGAGGCGGCTTCGTCCAGCTCACGGGCGAGGTGGGGA
This portion of the Candidatus Methylomirabilota bacterium genome encodes:
- a CDS encoding cupin domain-containing protein, which translates into the protein MRVVNLAEAFRRFTDPWSPKIVGEVNDLHVKVVKLTGEFVWHHHEQEDELFLVVNGRLRMRLRGGDREVGPGEFIIVPRGTEHCPVALTDEVQVVLLEPRGTLNTGNVTSERTVATPEWL
- a CDS encoding cytochrome c, which encodes MRRGRVAAAAVGTLALATAVAAAFFLPLPPSPPGPEPGRTLFRAHCATCHGADGRGRSWRARLLLLDPGNLAAPPAATLSDPYLLDLIRHGGASFGKPGMPSFGFVLSEAEIEALVAYLRALPR
- a CDS encoding UbiD family decarboxylase, giving the protein MAKAMPTITKKDISSLRSTLEYLREAGELLASDVEIDPHLELAAIQKRLDGGPPLLFEQVKGYPNARLANNIYASADRIARLFGVDDPRKFKFKAVEAIRQPLPPIEVKDAPCQEVVVTENIDVWDRIPMISHSSSDPARTLGAGNTVVRGPFFWGGSHIGYNRMNFRGPDYSSFQISPGSHMDMVATHWYHKEPIPMTINIGVPPACTMMAGSGFTYMILPKGADELGVAGALQGFPVELVKARTVDAWAIANAEYVIEGYLDTTQKVWESPLAEKDGKQGVYPFHPEWAGYMGKSYRTYKFQATAITHRQDKPIYYGLIVHGMDDHYIDVSMREAAFFEVADRISPGFCVDTHIPMGLTDWGGVIFQVRKRRQRDEGIQRNILTAAMSISLGLRLAIAVDEDIDIYTPEDILWALATRVTPESIQTVCAGGFGQTFQPAERSSAGGRDWTQSNIRFSGGLAIDATVPFAYKEAFERARYDVELVDLAKWFTPEQIVRAKGSQLGYAKWMAERGI